TAATTGTAATAAAGTATTGTTTGGACATTGCGTAATATAAGAATTAAAATCTTCACATGAAGACATTCATACCCGCTTTCATTTTGCTTATGGAGAATCGCTTCCTGTGCGTAATAGTGTTTTAAAGTCGCAGTCAATACCTTTCTTGTCTAAATATATCCTTAAATTATCACAGacatgcctttatctgttttatGAGAGGTCTAACTCTTCAATACTCGGCATTCTGGGAGTTACCTTAACACAAATGAAATAGGAATGAACTAATTTTCAAGAGTTCGAATTGATTATCTAAAGCTTTGATTGGTCAGAAGTTAAGGTAGTGTGAAAATGACCTCCTATCAATATCTGTCAGACCCTTCCAAGTGCAAGGAGAAAGGGGAGGGTTTTATGAAGACTGATTGACAATCCTTTTTTGACTTGAAGTTGTAACGGAAGACCTCATCGTTGCTTGCAACAAGCTCAGCTCTAGTATTATAAtcacttttatgaaatatctcaTCGATGTGACATCGCAGTTGTAATAATTGAATTCAGAAAAGTTCTTGTTTACAATGTGTAtttcaacacaaaaaaaactATCAGCAGAATGTTAAGATATCATCAACTTGCTTGAAAATCACATACCGTTGATACAtgtcacagggcgaaaaaccatctttaagcaagtccttaaaggtggcttaaaggtgacttaaaggtctAACTCTTCAATACTCGGCATTCTGGGAGTTACCTTAACACAAATGAAATAGGAATGAACTAATTTTCAAGAGTTCGAATTGATTATCTAAAGCTCTGATTGGTCAGAAGTTAAGGTAGTGTGAAAATGACCTCCTATCAATATCTGTCAGACCCTTCCAAGTGTAAGGAGAAAGGGGAGGGTTTTATGAATACTGATTTACAATCCTTTCTTGACTTTAAGCTGTAACGGAAGACCACATAGTTGCTTGCAACAAGCTGAATTCTAGTAATATAAtcacttttatgaaatatctcaTCGATGTGACATCGCCATTGTTATAATTGAATTCAGAAAAGTTCTTGTTTACAATGTGTAtttcaacacaaaaaaaacctATCAGCTGAATGTTAAGATATTTTCAACTTGTTTGAAAATCACAAActgttgatacatgtaccttctaATTATTTCATACAATGTTGGTGCACTTTATACGAACTACGTGTAATTGAGAACTTTTGGTTTATTatcttataaaacattttattcttttatttgacAGTCCAATCAGATGAATCATATACTCTCtacatatattgaattttataattatttgcaatatgtaggggGTTCAGTTTACCTGGCGTGACGTCGTAATTTTCGGCTCAGTCGGAGTAAAATTGACGATTTTGAACTCGctttaactttttctttcacTTTTATAAAGtctgaattttttcataaatgcaACGTAAATAAGTTGCTCTTTTAAATGGTACTAATTTTTAAACGTCATCTTTTATATCTAGTTATATTTCCCCGTAGTCAAAAATGCTCGGTTTTTCGTCTTTAGCATTTGTAATACAACTTGGATGCTAGTTTTGCTCGATTTTTGCACAAGTCGCGCAGTTTGATTGGATTTCCGCAAGCTATACGTAATGACAGCTAATATATCAGCCAATCAGGGAAGAGGTTACAAACTGCAGATTGAATATAGACTGGAATTCCCCCTCTCCGATGTAAACACGAAGGCCCAAAGACACTGCGTTGTATGTTTCGTGAATTCCATATGGTAAGCGACGTTTCAATGAAAAGAATTCACACAGAATCTTAAATCTTATGATTTCCCCCGTAAGAATGTCTATTTAGTTTCCTGCTATTATTATCAGGCCGCCGCGGAATCCCCAGTGAAACATGACCTTGATAACCTTACCGACGTCAACATCGGCGACATGGCAGAAGCGAACGTTATAACAGACATCAGAATAGGCAAGTCTTCACGTGCATTTTTAAACGCTGTATTGatataaatgtttcaaatttattaaGTAAAATTGTTATTAGTATATTGCTAATCTAAGATAACTTAAAAGTTTTACTGTGCAATTCGAATTTTCTCATCGTCATGCCTATATTTATACATCATACTCATAGTGTAGAGTTTCTTCCGAATTCCGTGGTATAAaaacaaaggtttttttttaaactaatattttattatgaaacatttttgaatTGCAAGACTACTTGGAATTCCAAATTAAtactttcaaaattaaaaagctaAAAGTTTTTACTCACCTATAGAAATTAATAGTAAAATCACATTATTTACAATTATCATATACCAAAAGAATTTTTGATTTTGTCACTCTTATAAAACTGTAAATGAATATTTGCAATTAAGCTCCAAAATTATATAGAGTAcaataattcttattttatttacataatgtaACTTTGATATATTATAGTTTGATTTCATTAGcacagatatgtacatgtacctatatgtatacacatgtatgtatattaattatatatgtacatgtatcttattgtgTGGTGTGGTTGTATACCAACATGTTTGGTGAACCAATAATTTATAGTAAAGATACTTTGCTGCaccatatttattatattttcagaaGTGTGTGCTGGTCATCCATCCTCATGAATGTCACTGCTGGTCGGTGTGAAAACTAAAAGATATTCCTTAAAATCTGTTTTTGATATTTGCTGGCAAATATCAAACAATCAAACTGTGTTAACTGCTGGACAGTGAACtggtcaatttaaaaaatatatgatgtcaaaaaataatttggcaatggtttattaaaaaataaaaatttctattttatttttatttttggtatcaaattttagatttggaaaaaaaatgccCAACAAATGGAGATATCATCAAATGTCTTGATGGAGAGAGAAGCTTTCCTGAAAACCTTGAATTTCTTAAAACCAAATACCCAACCTCAAAGTGGGAAAATTGCTCTGTGCGTGTTTTTCGCACAAAGATATTtagattaaagaaaaaaatcaaggatctaaagaaaaacaaaattgcaGAAGGCTTATCAGAACTGCTCAGCCAAGAATTTGAATTTCCTGTTCCAAACATTGAGCTTCCAGTATTTGATGACAACATCAAAACTCAGAAGCTGAATTATCTTgtcaacaaaacaaaagatgTTGTGTTTGAAAACCGCCAGCTAAAGAGAGAGCTTGTTGATGAACAAGAACAACTGAGCaatttgaatttacaaatatttcattatgaaaaaaaaattgatttgttattGAGAGTGTTAGATTCTTGTACATTGAAACATCAAGAAACATTGTCAAAAACTAAAGATTTGAAAGTGTTAGAGAGAGAGTGTAAGCACTGGGAAAAAAAGTATGATGACTTGTCAAAAAAGCTAGATAAATCTTTAGAACATTttgaacttttaaaagaaaaagttaGAAAACTTGATGCCAGAAATTCAAACAAGAAGTTGAAACGTAGAGATCAGAGAATAGAAAATCAGAGAATTGAACTGGATAATAAGAATGAAGTGttaagagagaaagagaaagaaatgCAAGAATTGAGAGAAGAGAGTGAAAGAAAGAATGCACAAGTAGAGAACctcaaaaaagaaaagagaaatCTGCTGGTTAAGATTTgtagattaaacaaaaaaagggaaaatgaatttgacaattttatttctgaaaatgtTGAACAAATTATGAAACTGAGACaggaaatcaaaattaaagagGAAAAGATAATAGAGCTTGAAGAAATCAACAATGTTCTATTAAATGAGTCTAATATAACTTCTTTCTGTGATGGGAAGTACACAAATGAAATTCGTGAAACAATAATGACACTAACAACTGAGTGCGGTGTTAgttgcaaaaaagtaaatcaagTAATTCAAACcgtcttaaaaaatattacaggcAAAACATTGTCGAGACTTCCAAGTGCTGGTGTTAGGTCTAGGTTGCTTATTGAAGCAAAACATATTGCCCAGTGTCAGGTTGTACATGCCATGGTTAATTCATGTGACATAGGTGATATGAAAGGTAACTGTCTACATCAGGATGGAACTTCAAAGTTCCATAAACAATTTCAGTCATTTCAATTGACCACACCTGAACATAGGTCTTGCTCAATTGGAATGACTGAAATTGGCAGTGCAGATGCTGATAGTCTGATGAAAgcttttcaagcaaatatttctgAATTGTCAAACTGCTTACATAATGAAGACAAATCTTTCTCTAAACTTGTAGCAACTATTATTTCAACAATGTCAGACCAGGGTGCAACAAACCCAGTTTTTAATAGACAGTTAGAGGAATTGCGGCAAAGTCTTCTTCCTGATGTTCTAAAGAATTGGGATGAAATGCCAGAAATTAACAGAAAAGAAATGGGGAGGGTGGcatcatttttttgcaaaatgcaTGTATTTGTAAACATGGCAAGTGAAGTTGACAAGTGTTTAAGTgtttttgaaaacaatgtttGTTCAGGAAAGAATCCTTACAGTTTTGATTGGAAGGAAAGTGGTGCCTCAAGACTGACTAGAACAGTTAGCAAGGCATTAACAATGCATGGCTGTGAAAAGTCAGGAGTGGGGTCCCACTTCTCCACCCACTTGAAAGAAAAGGgtgtaaaaaataaacttataaCCTTTAGAGGACATAGGTTTAACCATCTTTTTTATGCAGCTGGGGCTACATATCACCATTTAGCAGATATCAAAACATTTCTTGACAGTTGGTCAGATCCTAATGAATTGTTGAAAAGCATTTCTTTTGATGTGAATGAAAAAGTTTACACTAGCAGTCTTAGAGCTTTAGGTATCATAGACAAAATAATTACAGGTCCCTTCTGGAGGGTTATTGagaaaacagaaaatattttggatttgAACCCTGTGCTTCTCAACATGAAGTTGAACTTACAAGACTTGTCACAAGATGCATCACCTCTTCTTGAAGGCCATTTAATTTTTCCAGAGGAGAGTGTGCATAAAGATGAGGTGTATGATTCTCTCTTTGAGAACACAGATGATGCAGTATTTGAAACATATACTCAAATGGCTTTAGAATTGGCTTTAGGTGGCATGTTGTTGATACTTGAGAGGCAAGCAAAAGATCAACTTCCTGGTGGAATATATTATGAACCATCTGAAACTGATCAATTGAGAGCCGCTGCAGTACCAACAACAAACACATGTTCTGAAAGAGATTTTGCTCAACTAGATGTTTTAATGAGACTTAAACCATCAGCTTCTACAACTGCATATGAGTCTGTAATCATGTGGACTAACAATAAAACATCTACTTGGTTAAATTCTCTTTCAAATAGTGAAAAAAGCTCCATTATTAATGATGCAAGAAAATCTACACCTGAAATAATggagttaataaaaaaaagacaaaggTCTTTGTATGaaacaaaacttgaaattttaagagctaaacaagaaaaaagagtcatgcaagaaaataaaatgtacaaccAAAAGGTAAAGCTAACAAATAAATTGACAGATGTTGGTGGTTTATGGCAGAAAAGAGATGACATCCAGTCTTACAAATTAAAGGTGTCTCAAGAATCTAACAAAGACCAGCTGTTAAGAGATGCATTAGTTGCACAATTGcagtttagaaaaaatattctttcaagcaaaggccctaaaaatatttttcaacaaagCAGTAAAGGCGTTGTGTATTCTATT
This genomic window from Crassostrea angulata isolate pt1a10 chromosome 8, ASM2561291v2, whole genome shotgun sequence contains:
- the LOC128160998 gene encoding uncharacterized protein LOC128160998; translation: MFREFHMAAAESPVKHDLDNLTDVNIGDMAEANVITDIRIDLEKKCPTNGDIIKCLDGERSFPENLEFLKTKYPTSKWENCSVRVFRTKIFRLKKKIKDLKKNKIAEGLSELLSQEFEFPVPNIELPVFDDNIKTQKLNYLVNKTKDVVFENRQLKRELVDEQEQLSNLNLQIFHYEKKIDLLLRVLDSCTLKHQETLSKTKDLKVLERECKHWEKKYDDLSKKLDKSLEHFELLKEKVRKLDARNSNKKLKRRDQRIENQRIELDNKNEVLREKEKEMQELREESERKNAQVENLKKEKRNLLVKICRLNKKRENEFDNFISENVEQIMKLRQEIKIKEEKIIELEEINNVLLNESNITSFCDGKYTNEIRETIMTLTTECGVSCKKVNQVIQTVLKNITGKTLSRLPSAGVRSRLLIEAKHIAQCQVVHAMVNSCDIGDMKGNCLHQDGTSKFHKQFQSFQLTTPEHRSCSIGMTEIGSADADSLMKAFQANISELSNCLHNEDKSFSKLVATIISTMSDQGATNPVFNRQLEELRQSLLPDVLKNWDEMPEINRKEMGRVASFFCKMHVFVNMASEVDKCLSVFENNVCSGKNPYSFDWKESGASRLTRTVSKALTMHGCEKSGVGSHFSTHLKEKGVKNKLITFRGHRFNHLFYAAGATYHHLADIKTFLDSWSDPNELLKSISFDVNEKVYTSSLRALGIIDKIITGPFWRVIEKTENILDLNPVLLNMKLNLQDLSQDASPLLEGHLIFPEESVHKDEVYDSLFENTDDAVFETYTQMALELALGGMLLILERQAKDQLPGGIYYEPSETDQLRAAAVPTTNTCSERDFAQLDVLMRLKPSASTTAYESVIMWTNNKTSTWLNSLSNSEKSSIINDMLVVYGRKEMTSSLTN